The following is a genomic window from Cinclus cinclus chromosome 7, bCinCin1.1, whole genome shotgun sequence.
GGGCGAGCCACGTTGTGACAGGACTGTCAAGGCAGGAATAATACATTTTGGGGTGCTAGCATTAATGACAAGGCACGTGGCAAATGAACTTACAAGGACGGGTCTGCCATGGGAGGAAGGATCCTGTTGGCCCCACCGGCAGGCATGTAAAACCAGGGCCCCTTCTCCTCGATGCAGTTAGCAGACCAGGTGTCGGGCCGGCACCTCACCCTCTTGTACCTCGCCTTCTGCATCGGAGCACCTGATGGAATCGGCCAAACATTGTCCGTGAGGACCAGGACATTATTCACCAGCTCCCATGATCTTTATGAACACCCAATAAGGCTTGAAGGAGCAGATCAAAGCAATTTGTGTGGCCCTGATTGCTCAACCTCCGGAAAAGTAAAGCAACCCTGAAGacttttcttaaaatgtgtGCTGACATCCAAGTGACTTTTTGGTCATCAGAGGCATCAGGCATGTCTCACACATGGCACCAGGAAGTCCATGGAAGATCCCAGGGAATCCCCTCGCACACAGCACCAGGAAGTCCATGGGAAACCACTGCCATCACAGCAAGGCTCAtccccagctcacagcaccaCCATGGGGGACCTCAGCCTCCTGCAGCTTTCCTTGAAGGTGGAGGTTTgtgaaaataatgtgaaaacCTCTAGGGACGAGGCACACAGCAGACAGCTGGCTCCTGtgccctccttcctctctcggctccagctctgccccttcAAGTTCAATGGGCTGAGTGTTGGTGGGGAAGTAGTTTTGGGGTTTATGTAGGCTCTGGGAGCACTTGCCAGAGGAGAGACAGTTCAGGTGTCTCCTAGACACAACAACATTTTGTAAATGCAGATTTTCAGTTCTGGTGCTCCCCAGGTGCCTGACTGAGACTGTCACTGAAAATTGTGACTCttcaaaaaacaccaaaatgacaaaataagGATCgcataataaaaataagagcAGTGACATTTCATCCTTCCTCTTGGTCTCAGTAATTAATTTGTTCAGAAACCTCCTGGTGCATTCTCAGCCTGTTGgcattttatctatttttttttttctcagcttcttGGGAATATCTTTCTGTAATTACACTTCTCTATTGCCCTATATGTTTCCACAATGTACTGGATGACTTTCAGCTACCTCCTACACTCTtctctaaaggaaaaaagatctCACGGATGTaatttcctgctgcttctgcagtaTATTCCTTTTTCATGCTTCTCCTTGCCTATAATTAAGAAggtttttaataataataacactggcaaaaaaataaacagctgcagctgaaaaaattgcaaataagCAACATAGAACAAGCAGGCCATCATCCCTCAAAGATCAGCCTCAGGGTGGTAATGCATAATGAGAGCCTATCACTATCATAGCATTGGTTTGTGGATAAATCACACTCTGCATGCTTGAAGAACAGTTTTTCTCTCACAAGAAACAAATCCACAGGGCACAGCATCATGAATCAATATTTCGCTTTTGTCATTTTAGCGGCGTATGTTGCAATATTTTACGGAATAAACCGTTTAGTTTCCTCATACTTACAACTAGTTTCCTTTCCTGCTCCCCCCAGAAAGCAGACCGTAGGAGTTATGACATGGGAACTGTTACATACTATGCCTGTAACTCCATAACTGAGTGACAGCAGTAACCAGACCACTATGAAACGGACCTTTAGAAAAATACATGTTGAGGTACGTAGACTGAAAACATACAAACGTGCCACAACGTACTTTATGAAGTCTTTTCTCAAAAATTGAAATGCTCCAATtgcaaaaaaacacattttcttgcCATTCCCCCTCCAGAAAAGGAAACGTTAGTAAAGCAGACTTTCTGAGAAGATCTCTTTACCCCCAGAAAAAAGCCAGTTTGTAAAATTTGGAGGCTGCTTACTTGGCCTCCACTGCCTAGCCCAGAAAGAGGATTATTGAAAGAACAACCGCCCCATTTTACCTTGTGCTGTGTATCCCACAAAGAGGATTAAACAAATAGCCAGGAAAATCCTCCTGTTACATCTGATAAGGAGCTGCATTTTGGCTGGCATCCCTCTGCTTGCAACCAGCCTTCACCACAGCTTCACTCTTCAGAAATAAGACGGGGTGAGGAGATCGACTTTTAGAAAAAGTTTCCAAAACCTCAAACCCAACCCATAACCTGCGTCACCACTTCCTGATTGACGGGAGTGAGACATGAACAGAAAAGCCCAGCACTGTGGCCTTCCTGCCTTCATCAATCCAAATTAAAAGTTCCTCTGCCTTCATCTCCTGCTTTGCCTGAGGAGGAGAGCAAACCCAGGACCCTCCAGCTGGACTGAAGGTGGTGCTGCAGGCAGCTTGTGGTCAAGGCACACATCCCACCCAGCCTCTGCCCAATGCTGAGAGGCTTCCAGAGTGAAAAAACAATGCTTAATATTACCTGATTTTTGGTCAACTGCATTTTTGCATTGGCACtggtgctgcttttccctgcctcAAACCCACACCAGTCCACCAGATGGGTTAGAAGCCAGCTACTCACAGTCAAAACATGTTTCACTGACTAGGGAATCATCTTTTTCCACAGAAGTAAATTGTCTCTGGAATCTCATGCCAGGCTTGggtggtttttctgttttttaaaagcagaatcaTAGATATTTGTAGTAGAAgtgaaaaaatgtattaaattagGTAATATATTCTGGTCGAAACATATCACCTCCTTTCTGGAAGGGCATAGGCAATTTGCTTGGCCAGATCATCATTGTGTGGTGCAAATGCCCCAGGGAATGTGGCAAAGGGTTTGGATCACATGTGGTTCCACAAGGAACACATCTGAAAAGCCATGAAAGCTCTTACATAGACAGATAAATAGAAGCTGCCCTTCAGCTGGCTCATACCTTTTGCTTGCCTTTTGGCTGTGATTAAACCAGGCTTGAGTTCACTTAAGAAGAAATGACAAACAACAAGGTTATCAAAGCAGTGGAGGAGGTTTTTCTCAGTTCTGTGGAGTGCTGCTGGATTAACTGGGGCACTGACATGTGCAGCACATTGTCGGTCCTGGGGCTCATAGAGTGCAAGTTGTCTGTGGTAAATCTATTTTTATGTAGTGGAAAGTCCACAGAGGCCCCCAGTGGGGATCTGGGCTGAGCAGTGACTTTCCCCAGGGCACGGTGTTTCATCAAAACCCCATGAAGCAGCAAAAAAgaccagcagctccctcccctctccaggctgggatttaCCACTGGTCTGAGGGATCGAGTTGCATGTTCAGTTTTATGAGCCTCTGCCCATGGGGTTTTTTCTCTGGCATGGGATAAACAGAAGGCTCAAACCAAGCAGGTGTGCAGTGGTTATTCTTACCACCCTCATTTCCACTTTGCATTTTTAGCAcgaactctttttttcttttctttttgtttaaggCAGTGCTCAGCATCAATAGGAAGCTGAGCAAACACTTGAGGGAGGTGATCAGCCTCCACTTGCTGAAGGCTGTGGAAACTGTCCCTGCAATAGCACCTCTCACTTTCCACTGGTCACGGGTACACACTGACCCATTCCACACCCCTCCACTGTACACAGACAACCTCCACGGGAGAAGGCAAGGCTCCACTGGCTATTTTTGCCCTTCCTACCAGCCCAGGGCGTTTGCCACCATGGCACTGGAAATGGGATGCAGGCAGAGCGATGCCCACCAGTGGGCACAGTCATGGGACCTGGGAATTCTGCAGGAAccaggggagctgctgtgggtaGGGGAGCTGCAAATCCCCTGTATCTGGCAAGGAATCTCTCAGAGCGGAGCTATCTGTCTTGTACCATCAGCTGATGGGAGAACTTGTAGCACTGCCAGTTTTGCCACAcagttttgttacttttttttttgtctgcagtaTGCCCCAGGAAATGAGATCGCTTTACAATTGGTAGCTGTGGGAAGtccaaagaaaatgtttcacgTCTATCTTACATATATTTGTGAAACAGGACTCTGAAGGCTGCAGGGAGGGTCAGCCTGTGCCCatctcctgccctgctgtgctctgccagtGCCCACACCCCGCTGCACTTGGCAAGTAAAGAGCTTTCCACCTTCCCACAAAGGTGGAAATGATTGGAGACCTGGATCTGAAACAGTCTGGGATGTGCAGGTGTTAAAAGTAAAGAATGCTTTTTGTGGAGTGATGTGGGATGTCCAAGGAACACCATCTGTAGACCACTCAAGACATACAGTGAAAATAATCAGctctaatattaaaaaatcccatCTTGGGCTGGAGGCCACAAACTTCTGAAAGTTACaaactttcttttttagaaAAGAGAACAGCACACGAGCTGAACTGTATTGGAATACTAGCCTTGAAACTATCAGAGCATGACTAGCATGACTATCAGAGTTTAAGAGAAACAGGATTTgaagttaaatattttaaatccacAAAGGAGAGCACAGTCACCCTATCAAGTCAGCCACCTCAAATTTGCCTTCCATAAACTCTGAGAAAAATTCACAGGATAATGCTCTTCCTGCATGGATCCTGTGTACATAAAGTGAAAGATTAAATATCCCAACAGAACTGGCCtacaaaaagaagcaaataaatgAGGAGCAGGTATTTGAGAGCAGTTTGCTCCTGGAGCCTTGCCTACAGCTCCTGCCCTGAAGTGCTGCCATTATTTTCAAATCACATGCAAAGTAGATTTCTTAACCTGCAAAGCtcttgctttgcatttttgtAAGGCAATTATTTTGGAAGTGGGGAGCAGGTGGAAGGAGAAGGCTGCCTCGGTACTGTGCACCCAGAGCCCTGAACAGACAACCAGGACTTTCCATTACCTGCCTGAAAAATCTGGGACTAGTCTTTAACTACaataaacacttaaaaatcTAAAGTGTTGAACTGCTCCTAGTGGTAAAGGGCTGTTGTATCTCCCAGCTGGCCTCAGGAGTAATCACTAATTTAGTAACATCACTAAATGTGGATCACCACTCTGCAGGAGTACCTGGCATGAGGACATCCACTCTGCTGACGAGGGCAGAATACAGGGCtgaagaaaaacccagcagtaACCCAGAGTGGCATCATGAGGGTGGTTTCAGCCAATTCTTTGGACATAACCCCTTCTGTGCTCCAGCCCAGATAAATGCTGTTGGAGCAGATTGGTCCATAGGAGTGGTCTGGCATAGCAGTGTCAGGCCActcccactgctgcttttcctcagcACAGGTTTACTTAGCAGCCTGTATTCCTGACAGGCAGCCAGATGGACAGAGGGACTCCCATGGGTGCAGGGGCACCCACAGCCCCGGTGCTTATCAGCGAGGCTCACAGGCAAGGCACTATCTGCCTGGGCAGGGTCCTGATAAAGAAGTTTCCCATTGACAACTGCTCAGAAATCAGATAAACCCTAACTGCTGTGAGAGTCAGGTTTTCCCCTGCCTTATAGCTGAtgggagctcagccctggcttCCGTGGGAATCCAAAGACCCCTGCAGCCCTCAAACACTCATGTCCGTGGAGCAGCAAAGCCAGCAGCCAGCTAGAGAGGTCCTGAAGCTCTGGGCCCTACCTGTGATGCTCAGCTCTTTATTTGCTCTACTGAGAAAGTAGAAGTACATATTTTGTACAGGTCACTGCTCTGGGGAGCATCCAGTATAGAAAAGGCTACATCTGtcacaagcagagctggaaatgaGAGTGAAGAGAGAATAGtggcaacaggaaaaaaaaaaaataggggaCAGACAGAGCACAGGGGAGAGTGTCTGAATGGCAGCTGGGTTCAACACAAGCAGCAATTGTTTTGTCCATCTTGCCTTTTGGGAAGGCAGAACAGTTTTCTTCCCTGAGACTCACTGCTGAAGCGGGATGAGATTCATGAGACCTGGACATCCATCGGGCCCTAAGCACCTTGGTCCATCTCAGGGAGTACCCATGAGCTGCCCTGTTAAATGCCCAAAATCACCTTTGATGCCCTTCAGAAGTGAGCTCCCCTCCAGGCAGGCAGTCCGGCTAAATTGAAGGATGCCTTTTGCCAACAGCTGATGTTCAACCAACCAACCTTTGGgaactgaaagcaaaaatctTTCCTGCTTCAAAATAGCAAAGAGCTGGCAACCCAGAGAGAGAGATTTGGGTCCAGTTGGGAGGATTTCTAAATCCAGCCCCgagtaaaaattaattcttaacCCTGGGTCACATCTGAGCTCAGCACCTGACCTGTGTTCACCCCTGCACGCAGAGCATCACAGCCCAGGCAGCACATGGCATCCCTCGGCCTCTCGTGCCACCACCTCTCTCCTCTGAGGGCCGTATCAGGGCCTGGTCCATGCAGATAAGATTCGGATCTTGTAAGGAAGCACCAACATTTATCACATAGGAATCAGGCACTCGCTGCCATCTAGATCTCACAGAACACCCCCTCCTTTCTTCCCATGGTGAAGGTTCACAAGTGCGGGGGGAGATCTTTGCTGGAAAGCCACAGCTGCATCAAGATCGAGCGCAGCTGCTGACAGACAGGAAGCTACCAACGACCTTTCCCCATCAGCAatctcccctctctcccagaAACATTAGCCAAGCAGGCCTGTCCCTCAggtggaaaaagcagctttccttgCTGCTGGAAGTGCTGATGCTTTCTGCTGAAGCACAGTGCAGCAGGAGGTTTTGGCCGGCAATTTCAGAACTACAGCTTAAAAGCAACAGCTTGTTAAAGCATGACACAGCAGCCAAGCTCTGATTACTTATTAGGGAGGCAATTTCAGCACCTGACTGTCCTTTAAAACTCCATCCAGAGCAGCATCAGCCCTGCAGTGCAAGCAGGACCTGCACAGTGGAGCAAGGGGTCATGCAAGATTTGTTGGGAAAATGCCCCTAAACCCAGAAGGAATTAACAAGGGAGAGAAGAATGGTGAGACAGAGatgttttcaaagcaaagcCTGGTACTCTGTTCTTTCACTGCTTCTCAGGGAATATGTTTTCACTGTGACCCACTTGGTGTTGCTGCATATGTTACTGGTTCAATCTCAGCTACCCAGGAGTTAGACACAGCTATTTTTCCATCAGATGGTTTCTCCAGCACAGGACAACCTCACACGAGTGAGCTACTCAGCAGCTCTTAGATGCTTTTTGTCAGCCCTGGGCTCTTGCCCATAGATCCACCCCAAGCAGCTCCCCTTGCCTCCACTGCCTGCAAAGGTGCAAACTTATTTCTGTGTATAAGCACCACTAAGCACACAGACCAGCATCACACCACGTGTGGGGAAAAAGGACATCCGTAAATTTGGGAAgatgaagaggagcaggaagcaGTGATTCTCCTGTGGAGGTCTCACCATGAACCAGGCCTGCTTCTCCCATCCTGTGTGTTAAGTGGTGCAGAGCTGGTGTTGGGGCTCCAGTTAACCAGCCTGGAGTCACAGTTTTGTGATCTTCACTGAATTGTTGGGGAAAAGAGGTGAATTTATGTTTACATTAAAAgagaagaggatttttttttcctatcaacCAAAGGAGCTGGGCATTTCTTAGCTAGTTTTAAGCACATTTGATTTTAGTAGGAGCatccttttgttttgaaatgtgacagaagagaaaaatgaggaaaagcaggaaaatcagACCTTGCACAGGAGCCTCTCCCCAGCAGGACTGGCACTCCCCAGACCTCCAAGCTATTTCTTTAGGATCTGCTCCATGCTGTGTGCGtggatgctgctgcagcacaaagcAACAGGCTCCAAACTGCTGGTCCTCAGGTTCAGAAACTGCAGTGCTGacaaagctgctctgctccctttcAAGATGAGCACATCCCTTTTGAAAACATAATTTGTATTAACTAGGAAAAAAgactttttgtcttttcttacTTCAAGGACTCAGGGGTCAGTCAGCAGGGAAAGCTGAAGCCTGGGGCAAGATTCACCTCATCCAACATTTCCAGCaaagggcacagcagggaggccCAGGACAGGCTGGCCAGGGAAATGAGAGTCTAAAGACCCTTGCACTTGCAAAACCTTATGCCTTTGCAGAGAGAAGCAAGATATGTCTTTCCAAGAGCCCTATGTAACTTGGCAGCTCAGTACCATAAGAAAACATTAAGACAAAGCACATGGAGACATTAAAAAGTATTTGACACCTATTTGCCAGAAGTTCCAGATGTGGACAGGCAAGATGGACAGCAGCATCTCACACTTATTAGGTGTCATGCACAAGCCATTGGCAAGTATTTGATTTCAAAACAAGCTTTGCTAGCAGGGATTATGTTGGTTTTTGTGTCCCCTCCTTGTCCGCAGACCAAGTGCTGGCAGTCAGATGCAGCATCTCAATTTCTGTCTTCTTGTCTGCACTAGAAATCACTTCTAGGACATCACTACCTCTATTATTTAAAAAGTCCTGGCGTTCTAGTGGGAGGAGGCTCTCGGCTCACTCGACTGCATTCTCTCATGGGCTGCTGTGAAATTTCTCTGGTGTTTGCTGAACCCACTGGCAATCCAGAGATGGCTCAGTGTGGTCTGAGACCCTGCCTGGGAACTTCTTGCTCTTGCTCCACTCCAACACACTTAAgcatgcagaaaataattttgttcatttccttttttgtttacCCCATGCATTTTACCCACTGATCTCAGAGTAACTCTGACACAAGCACTTTGTACTCCTCTTACAGTATTCAGACTAACACCAGCTCACTCATCACATGCCTATCCCAGTCTTTCACTGATCACTCATCCATTTCCTCTTTGCTTCTGcagaaaattgcattaaaaaactCAGATAGAGAAATCCATGTATCATGGTCCAATGCCAACTAGTAAATCTCTTTCACAGCAACAACGAGCACGTAAAAAagatttgctgtattttgtgtACACCAGATGCCAAAATTCAAGCACTAGAAATTTAAAACCTTTGGTGTTAAGGCACCACTTTATCAGTCACTTATCCCTAAACAAACAGTCAGCATCACAgacattttctgttctgaatgGAAGCAACATGTTTTCCAAAGGTGCTGTTTCATATCCCAGAAGTCTGCCTGCCTCTTCAGCTGCAAAGACACAGCCAAACAATggttttggaagaaaaagacagCCAGGTAAACAGTCCTCATCAGGAAACACTGTTTTTGCACCTATCTGTGACAAGGAAGAGTTAGAAACTAccaaactgcaaaacaaaaaagcactaGGAAGCATTTTGGACAGAGTTCCTGGGAAGTACGTAAAAGCACTTTTCAAACTAAAAATTAATCATCTGTAGCAACTCTAAAATAGCCACAGATGTTGCAatgcaagaggaaagaaagtTGACAAATGCTTCTCACCACAACTTTATGCACTTGGCTTTATCATAACAGTCCTTAGTTCTGTAATTTCAGGACTACAGAAGGGTTTGCTGCCAGACTAGCTACGTCCTCCTTTGCAGGACTACATCTGGGCATCTTGTAATGAAAAGTTCCACAGAAAACATCCAGGTAACACCAACTATCTCAGTCTTTTTATAGAAACACACGAGTAAAGGTCATCTTCGCCCTCTCAGTGCTGAGTGAAAAGGCTACTCAGGCTCCCACAGCATTCCTAAACGTGGAAGCGCAGCAGTGGAGCACTGCACCATTACACGGACACATCTCCATGTGCACACAGAGAAGGAAACCATCCACACCGAGCCTGTGCTAGGGCAGGACCAAAACTCCCCACCTAGGAGCTTCAGGAGCACAGATGACGCGAAACAGCCCCGGGAGGTTTTGCAACACCCCCTGCAACACAGGGGACCTGctttcctgctgccaggaggaaGTGAGGGCTCGTTTCTGCCCATGCCCCGGTGCTCCAGATGTCTTAGGAGCACCAGAGGTCACAGCAtcacctcctgctgctcctcctccagtCCAGGCCCCTCGAGAACCCTTGTAGGGAGACAGAACGAGGCACTGGTTTCTTTCTCTCACAAAATACTGAAGCACAGCACAACCACCCCCCCCATCATTCTGTATTATAACACCTACCAAATCTCTAGCCAGCATAAGAATTAAGCACTTCAATTAAACCAAAACTGGTTTTAATCAAACCAAATCACTTCTCATGAGTGTTGGATGCTGTTTGAAGAAGTACACTGAGGTTGTAGCTCTGATCTCACACTTGACAGGAATTCTGTACAAACTTGGACTTCTTGTAAATCTTGCTGCTTTATGCAGGCTAAGGAGAAAGAACTAgtagaacaacaaaaaaaaaagaggtttcagttgtgagaatttttttcctgtacagaAAGGAATAGAAATGCAGGTTAAACAGAGTTCACAGGAACCTAATCTTCAATTAATCTTTGAAATAAATGCCTGACCTCACACATACCTTACAGTTAAAACTCAACATTCCTGAAGGGAGTTTTGCTGCCTAATCCAAAAAGCTCCCCacctcctttcttctttttttttctttaaccaaATACACAATCTTACATAAGTTCATCCTCTCAAATCATTGAACAAACAGGAATTATTCAAAGGGTTTCCTTAAAAAGACATGCCTTAAAAGAAGCACAGCATATTACTTTGTGCTGAGCATCTGGCACAATACAGTCCCAAGTAACAAAATATAATTAGCTAGCAGAAGCCTTGAACATTTAGTCTAGGAGATGAACTGGCATAATCGGTTTCTCTAACTCCATATGCATTTATatgaagtatatttttaaaaaagctgaaaagccAAAGTGTTCTGTGTATGTTCAGAGGAGAGAGCTCTGCAAATCACAGTGACAATCACACTGATTGACTGAAAAAGCTCTGATCCTTCTTATATCAGGTCTTCTTAACTATGGACCTACTCCTACCTGGCTGCTGAGCTCCCACTGTGGTTTCTATGGATTCAGGGTGTTTCTCTGCACACCTGATGATGGTTAAAATGGATACATCACATGATTAAAAGGGATACATCTGATGattaaaaaggataaaaaggatACATCACCATCACCCTGCACTTCATTGAGCTTTGTAGTTACCTGCAGGTAACTTTTCACACTTACTTCAGACTCCtacctgaaggaaaaaaaaaaataagctaaGATAGCCCACAAACTGTCCTCCAAATTACAAGAAAACTAATGATGAGGCAGGCAATCCATGCTCTACAAAACttgctcaaaggcaaaagtagagaaggaaaaagcaccAAACAACTACTCCAAACATGTATTGTTGCCTTCTACTTGAATATGAAACTAAAAGCTAGTAGGAAAAAATGTTAACGTTTTAGTTTATGGTGAAAGTGCACACTAGCTTCAACTGAAATCAGACAAAAACAAGGTGCAAAACAGCCTGCTGAGAAATGCTTCACTGAGAAACTAGAGCCGTCTTATTTTCAGGTCACAGGAAAATCTGAATTAAAGATCTGACTGCAGAAATGAAACTCCTAGAGGCTGACTAGACAATTATTTAGTAAAACAGAAAGAACACACACAGGCACGTGCACTCACTCTCTCCCTGATGCTCCAGGCACACAAGTAGCTGGTCTCGTTTTGActtttgctgctgctcattCCCAGCATCCATTTGTTGGCCATATTTGTTTGTGGTTAGGAGTCTAGCTCACAGAATTCTCTGCAGAAGGGATTTTTACCACACATTTCAGATTTACATGCTTTCCCCTCACACCCTTTAAGCAAACATGATGTTCCCTCCCCCTCAGTTTCCAGAAGAACCCAGTTGTTTTGACTATTCTCCTTCAATGCCCTCTAGCGTTGTGA
Proteins encoded in this region:
- the SRGN gene encoding serglycin, producing MPAKMQLLIRCNRRIFLAICLILFVGYTAQGAPMQKARYKRVRCRPDTWSANCIEEKGPWFYMPAGGANRILPPMADPSLMKRYQEMGDIFPLSDEDSGSGSNTMVEAEPASGSGLGDNDSFSEAKLPVFLESLRGTELKEKLSEEDLLL